The sequence below is a genomic window from Paenibacillus sp. DCT19.
CAATATCATGTTTGCGTGCATGCTCACAATCCACAGTCAATCCACTGATCTGAACCTTACCCTCATCCGCTCGCTCTAGAAAATTGACGCAGCGCAGCAATGTCGTTTTGCCTGATCCACTAGGGCCCAGTATGGCCACAACATCCCCCTGCTCGACGGTCAGATCAATGCCCTTTAATACTTCCTGTTTACCAAACGTCTTGTGTATATTCGTGAGTGAAATCATGATACGCCTCCTTTGCTGTACACGGCAACCCGACGTTCAAGCAGAGCCGTGATGCGCTCCGCAATGATGGTCAGCCCCCAATAGATCAATGCTGCGGCAATGAAGGCCTCCAGAAATTTCAAGCTAACCGATGCCACAACGTCCGCTTTGCCGAGAATATCCATCTGAGAGACGGTAAAAGCAAGGGTAGACCCATGCAGGAACCCAACAAACATACTACATAGATTCGGCAACACTGCTCCAATCGCCTGGGGAATAATAATGCGTCTCAGTGCCTGGAAAGTACTCATGCCTACAGCATGTGCAGCTTCCATCTGTCCTGGGTCTACAGCCAGAATACCGGAACGAATAATTTCAGACATATACGCCCCAGCGGTCAGTGAGAAAGCAATCAGTACAAATACAAGGATCGGGATCGATGACGATTGAAATGCCCAATGGTAACGTTCAGCCAATTTATCGATAATCATCGGAATCCCATAATAGATGAGGAACAGGTGCATCAGCATTGGCGTTCCACGCAGGAATGAGACGTAAAAAGCAGCAATGCGATGAATCCAAGGTACTCGATAAATGCGAATCAGGGCTGTTGCCAGACCAATCCCGAAGCCTGCAATCAACGGAACAACCGTAATGACAAGTGTAAGTGGCAATGCCTTTAGAATTTGGAAAAAGGACGTGTAAATAAACTGAAGATCTATAGACATCTGCTCACCCCGCTATTCGTTTCAGGCGTTCCGCTCGAACCACCGGTTTGTGTACAACGCTCTTGCGTTCATGGCGCTGTAATCTACGCTCAGCCTGAGCGAAGCCTTTTTCAAGTACAATGACAATAACGTAATACACGATGGATAAACTGATGTACACCTCAAGGGCATGGGAGGTAGCAGAGATTAACGTCTGCCCCCTGCCGACCATATCCATCACACCGATGGAAAACGCCAGCGACGTATCCTTCAATGAACCAATCAACGTATTGGCCATGTTCGGAAAAGCAACAATGAGCGCCTGAGGTACAACGATACGGCGAAAAGACTGAAAGGACGTCATCCCCGCTGCATATGCAGCTTCGGTCTGCCCTTTATCCACACTTTTCACAGCACCCGAAAGATTTCGGCGAAGGATGCTGCATCACTCAAGGCGTACGTGACGATAACAAACAGTAGGGATCGGTTCTTGATAGGTCGATACCGATCGGTTTGAGCAACTCAGGCAGACCATAATACACCAGAAACAGCTTAATCAGGATCGGTGTGCCCCGCATGAACGAAATGTACAGGGTGGCTACCTGGCTTAATACTGGAATCCGGTATAACCTTGGAACAGCGAGCAATACGCCCCCAACCAACCCCAATACAATAGAACCACCCAGCACAATCAATGTTATATGCAAATATCGTAGCAGTTCCGGGACAAAATCCAGAACCAATGATAGATCGAATGCTTTTCCCATTACCGCCTGCACACCTTTCTCAGACTACTCTTCGACTGTATAGTCAGCGCCCAGCCACTCTGTGCTCAGTTTGGCTAATGTTCCATCTTCCTTGATTGATTTGAGCGCTTCATCCACTTTGGCTTTGAGCTCTTCCTCATCCTTGTTCAAGATGAAGTATACTTTGGAGTTGGACAGTGGGTCTCCTACCGTCTTCAACTGAGCATCCACCGCTTTATTCTGATAATCAATGGCAAACTGTGTGCTGATCGTTGCATCTACCCGTCCTGTCTTGATCTGGGTAATGGTATCCTCACCTGCTCCAGAATAGACAATATCAATGGGACTGCCATTTGCAGCATTCCATTTCTCAGCCAGTACAGCTGCATTACTTGTGGCACCAACGATCAATTTTTTACCTTTGAGGTCATTGATCGATTTAACTTCTTCATTTTTCTGGCTTACAACAATTTTATTAGGGAAAATATTATAGGCTTCATCATTAAATAAGAACTTCGCTTGTCTTTCTTCATTAACTTCCATCTGATGAGCGATAAGGTCGATTTTTTTCGTTTCTAAGCTAAGCAATAGGTTCTTGAAATCCATTGTGCTAAATTCGAATTCATATTCAGGTAAACGTTTATCAATCTCGCGGATCAGCTCCACATCGTACCCTGTTAATTTACCATTTTCATCAATGAAGCAGACGTTCGGGAACTGCGTACCTGTTCCTACAATGATCTTTTTCACGTTGGTGTCGCCTGCTGCTGAAGCAGATTCGGAATCATTCCCGGCAGTGCCTGTGCTGCATCCAGCCAATACCGCAAGCATCGTAATGAACAGCAGTGCTGTTCGGAATTTCTGAATCCCCCGTTTATTAACCATTCCCAATCTCCTCCACAGGCTGTTTTCACAGCTAATATGATGTGTGCTTCCATTCCTAATCCCTTTTAACTAACCATTCTTACTTGTATAGTCGGAATTGGATTGAACAAAGAATATCATCGTGCGTCCTGAATAGGCAATAAGCAGGTTAATAGGACATCCTGATAACGTTATAGAACTTCTTTATACTTCATTACATCTCTTGTCTGTTCAATAGAAAAAAAGCCATTCTTCCCTTTAAACGAACTTGGGAGAATAGCTTCATTTCTAATCTTCATCTCTCTTGTCGAATTCATCGTTAATCTGGTCTCTATCCAAA
It includes:
- a CDS encoding amino acid ABC transporter permease, giving the protein MSIDLQFIYTSFFQILKALPLTLVITVVPLIAGFGIGLATALIRIYRVPWIHRIAAFYVSFLRGTPMLMHLFLIYYGIPMIIDKLAERYHWAFQSSSIPILVFVLIAFSLTAGAYMSEIIRSGILAVDPGQMEAAHAVGMSTFQALRRIIIPQAIGAVLPNLCSMFVGFLHGSTLAFTVSQMDILGKADVVASVSLKFLEAFIAAALIYWGLTIIAERITALLERRVAVYSKGGVS
- a CDS encoding transporter substrate-binding domain-containing protein, with product MVNKRGIQKFRTALLFITMLAVLAGCSTGTAGNDSESASAAGDTNVKKIIVGTGTQFPNVCFIDENGKLTGYDVELIREIDKRLPEYEFEFSTMDFKNLLLSLETKKIDLIAHQMEVNEERQAKFLFNDEAYNIFPNKIVVSQKNEEVKSINDLKGKKLIVGATSNAAVLAEKWNAANGSPIDIVYSGAGEDTITQIKTGRVDATISTQFAIDYQNKAVDAQLKTVGDPLSNSKVYFILNKDEEELKAKVDEALKSIKEDGTLAKLSTEWLGADYTVEE